A genome region from Rubrobacter calidifluminis includes the following:
- the rfbB gene encoding dTDP-glucose 4,6-dehydratase, which translates to MRRVLVTGGCGFIGCNFLRLMVRERPETEWVNLDALTYAGWLENTEDFADAPNYRFVHGSIEDAQLVEALFSGGFDAVVNFAAESHVDRSIAGPRVFVETNVLGTQNLLEAARRHGVSRFLQISTDEVYGSLGPDDPPFTEETPLRPNSPYAASKASADLLCRAYHKTYGMDVLITRCSNNYGPYQYPEKLIPSFIRHALRDEPVPLYGDGMNVRDWLHVEDHCRAVALVLERGRPGRVYNVGGGNEHTNLEITRIVLDALGKPHDLISFVTDRPGHDRRYATDSSLLRRELGWRQEHPFERGIRETVAWYVENAAWAEKVSAGLAG; encoded by the coding sequence ATGAGGCGGGTCCTCGTCACCGGCGGTTGCGGCTTCATCGGGTGCAACTTCCTGCGCCTGATGGTCCGCGAGCGTCCCGAGACCGAGTGGGTGAACCTCGACGCCCTCACCTACGCGGGCTGGCTCGAGAACACCGAAGACTTCGCGGACGCGCCGAACTACCGCTTCGTGCACGGCAGCATAGAGGACGCGCAGCTCGTCGAGGCGCTCTTCTCCGGGGGCTTCGACGCGGTGGTGAACTTCGCCGCCGAGAGCCACGTCGACCGCAGCATCGCCGGACCGCGCGTCTTCGTCGAGACGAACGTGCTCGGTACCCAGAACCTGCTCGAGGCGGCCCGCCGGCACGGTGTTTCGCGCTTCCTGCAGATCTCGACGGACGAGGTCTACGGCTCACTCGGCCCCGACGACCCGCCTTTCACCGAAGAGACCCCGCTGCGTCCCAACTCCCCGTACGCGGCCTCGAAGGCTTCGGCGGATCTGCTGTGCCGCGCCTACCACAAGACCTACGGGATGGACGTGCTCATAACCCGCTGCTCGAACAACTACGGTCCCTACCAGTACCCGGAGAAGCTCATCCCCTCCTTCATCCGCCACGCGCTCAGGGACGAGCCGGTCCCCCTCTACGGCGACGGGATGAACGTCCGCGACTGGCTGCACGTCGAGGACCACTGCCGGGCGGTGGCGCTCGTCCTGGAGAGGGGCAGGCCGGGGCGGGTGTACAACGTCGGCGGGGGCAACGAGCACACCAACCTGGAGATAACCAGGATCGTCCTCGACGCCCTGGGCAAACCTCACGACCTGATCTCCTTCGTCACCGATCGTCCCGGGCACGACCGCCGCTACGCGACCGATTCCTCCCTCCTGCGGCGGGAACTCGGCTGGAGGCAGGAGCACCCCTTCGAGCGCGGCATCCGCGAGACGGTCGCCTGGTACGTGGAGAACGCCGCGTGGGCCGAGAAGGTCTCCGCGGGCCTGGCCGGCTGA
- a CDS encoding nucleoside-diphosphate sugar epimerase/dehydratase, translated as MLKERGTELLGRAQQRLRQSPPTLRRGAAMLVDAAIVLESLVVGLLFRFDGQVRDTWWEAFWPFALFGAVVFVLLLWESGVYQSILRYTGIYQGVQVASATAIAAGVMLIADYAIGELILPYRPVPLSVVLVGAVLAYVQLVAVRLYPRVFYELSLREIGRRTRTVIVGAEEAGVALASHIWRTPAMNAQVVGFISESGEDVGRHIEGVPVLGGPGDVEEVISRHGVDQVIIAVPRASREWMDSIWRSCVRAGVEVKVMPELDEVLSHGTIRLRELQIEDLLGREPVDIDLDALSGYINGRRVLVTGASGSIGRELSRQISRLGPAKLILFDRDESGLYYLSEELSREDFSEAELFVGDVTLPDRVGHAFERFRPELVFHAAAYKHVPMMELQATEAIVNNVYGTINVARAAGEYGAEKFVNVSTDKAVNPANVMGATKRLAEIIVRAFSEEYPETVYASVRFGNVLGSRGSVVPTFRRQIEAGGPVTVTHPEMTRYFMTIPEAVSLILQAGAMADSYGTYLLEMGEPVRIVDLARKMIEVMGAAGVEIRYTGLRPGEKIREELSGIDERREPTDHPMVFRLSSEVVPEEDPLALAEEMVFYARAQDDRRALEILRRLVPNYSTARGSEPSRQDTDSWWRDGS; from the coding sequence ATGCTTAAAGAGAGGGGGACGGAGCTACTCGGGAGGGCGCAGCAGCGGCTGCGCCAATCGCCGCCGACGCTCAGGCGCGGGGCGGCGATGCTGGTGGATGCGGCGATCGTGCTCGAGTCGCTCGTCGTGGGGCTTCTTTTCAGGTTCGACGGCCAGGTGAGGGACACCTGGTGGGAGGCTTTCTGGCCTTTTGCGCTCTTCGGGGCGGTGGTCTTCGTGCTGCTGCTCTGGGAGAGCGGGGTCTACCAGAGCATATTGCGCTACACCGGGATCTACCAGGGAGTACAGGTGGCGAGCGCGACGGCGATCGCGGCCGGGGTCATGCTCATCGCCGACTACGCGATAGGCGAGCTGATCCTGCCTTACCGGCCGGTCCCGCTCTCGGTGGTCCTGGTGGGGGCGGTCCTGGCGTACGTGCAGCTCGTCGCGGTCAGGCTGTATCCCAGGGTCTTCTACGAGCTTTCTTTGAGGGAGATCGGACGCAGGACGCGCACGGTGATCGTGGGGGCCGAGGAGGCCGGGGTGGCGCTCGCCTCGCACATCTGGCGCACGCCGGCGATGAACGCGCAGGTGGTCGGGTTCATCAGCGAGTCGGGGGAGGACGTGGGGCGGCACATCGAGGGGGTTCCGGTGCTCGGCGGCCCCGGCGACGTGGAGGAGGTCATATCCCGGCACGGCGTCGACCAGGTGATCATCGCCGTGCCGCGGGCGAGCCGGGAGTGGATGGATTCGATCTGGCGCAGCTGCGTGAGGGCCGGGGTCGAGGTGAAGGTCATGCCAGAGCTCGACGAGGTGCTCTCGCACGGCACGATAAGGCTCAGGGAGCTGCAGATAGAGGATCTGCTCGGGCGCGAGCCTGTGGACATAGACCTCGACGCGCTCTCGGGGTACATAAACGGACGGCGGGTTCTGGTGACCGGGGCGAGCGGTTCGATCGGGCGGGAGCTCTCCCGCCAGATCTCGCGGCTCGGGCCGGCGAAGCTCATCCTCTTCGACCGCGACGAGAGCGGGCTCTACTACCTGAGCGAGGAGCTCTCGCGCGAGGACTTCTCCGAGGCCGAGCTCTTCGTCGGGGACGTCACGCTCCCCGACCGGGTGGGCCACGCCTTCGAGCGCTTCCGGCCCGAGCTCGTCTTCCACGCCGCTGCGTACAAGCACGTTCCGATGATGGAGCTGCAGGCGACCGAGGCCATCGTCAACAACGTCTACGGCACGATAAACGTCGCCCGGGCCGCCGGGGAGTACGGGGCCGAGAAGTTCGTCAACGTCTCGACCGACAAGGCCGTCAACCCGGCGAACGTGATGGGGGCGACCAAGCGCCTGGCGGAGATCATCGTGCGGGCGTTCTCCGAGGAGTACCCGGAGACGGTCTACGCCTCGGTGCGCTTCGGGAACGTCCTCGGGAGCCGGGGGTCGGTGGTGCCGACCTTCCGCCGGCAGATAGAGGCCGGGGGCCCCGTCACCGTCACCCATCCCGAGATGACCCGCTACTTCATGACCATCCCGGAGGCGGTCTCCCTGATCCTGCAGGCCGGGGCGATGGCCGACTCCTACGGCACCTACCTGCTCGAGATGGGCGAGCCGGTCAGGATAGTCGACCTGGCGCGCAAGATGATCGAGGTAATGGGCGCTGCGGGCGTGGAGATCCGCTACACCGGCCTGAGGCCGGGGGAGAAGATCCGGGAGGAACTCTCCGGGATCGACGAGCGCCGCGAACCCACGGACCACCCGATGGTCTTCAGGCTCTCATCGGAGGTGGTTCCCGAGGAGGACCCGCTCGCGCTCGCGGAGGAGATGGTCTTCTACGCCCGCGCCCAGGATGACCGCAGGGCGCTCGAGATCCTGCGCCGGCTGGTCCCCAACTACTCCACCGCGCGAGGATCGGAGCCTTCGCGGCAGGACACGGACAGCTGGTGGAGGGACGGCTCCTAG
- a CDS encoding NAD-dependent epimerase/dehydratase family protein translates to MLTGATSLPGLALLEALLRSGHDVRCVVRPESPNAGRLAGHDVEILRADVRDPGALSRAFAGVEAVAHVAGVEYAPAVVEAVRRAGVERLLAVSSTSAHSAYPSRSRPKREGERVVRESDLAWTIVRPTMVYGTELDRNMHLLLRFLDRSPVFLVFGDGENLWQPVYHEDLARGMLAALERDAAVGRTYDLPGRRPLAYRDLVLAAARALGRKVHLVHLPLEPARRALALAERVGLPLPVKSEQVMRLREDKAYPYEAARRDLGYAPRTFEEGIALEAERLREVGLVRR, encoded by the coding sequence GTGCTCACAGGCGCGACGAGCCTTCCCGGGCTCGCCCTGCTCGAGGCGCTCTTGCGCTCGGGGCACGACGTACGCTGCGTGGTGCGACCGGAGAGCCCGAATGCGGGCCGCCTCGCCGGGCACGACGTGGAGATCCTCCGGGCCGACGTACGCGACCCCGGTGCGCTCTCCCGCGCGTTCGCCGGGGTGGAGGCCGTCGCTCACGTGGCGGGCGTGGAGTACGCTCCCGCAGTCGTGGAGGCGGTGCGCCGCGCCGGGGTGGAGCGGCTGCTCGCGGTGAGCAGCACGAGCGCCCACTCCGCCTACCCCTCACGCTCGCGTCCCAAGCGGGAGGGCGAGAGGGTGGTGCGGGAGAGCGACCTCGCCTGGACGATCGTGCGTCCGACGATGGTCTACGGCACCGAGCTGGACAGGAACATGCACCTTCTCTTGCGATTCCTCGACCGGTCGCCCGTCTTCCTCGTCTTCGGGGATGGGGAGAACCTCTGGCAGCCGGTCTACCACGAGGACCTCGCGCGGGGCATGCTCGCCGCGCTGGAGCGGGACGCCGCCGTGGGGAGGACCTACGACCTGCCCGGAAGGCGTCCGCTCGCCTACCGGGACCTCGTGCTCGCGGCGGCCCGGGCGCTGGGCAGGAAGGTTCATCTCGTGCATCTCCCGCTCGAGCCCGCCCGCCGGGCACTCGCCCTCGCCGAGAGGGTGGGGCTCCCGTTGCCGGTAAAATCCGAGCAGGTGATGCGCCTCAGGGAGGACAAGGCCTACCCGTACGAAGCCGCGAGACGGGACCTCGGCTACGCGCCGCGCACCTTCGAGGAGGGGATAGCGCTCGAGGCGGAGCGGCTGCGCGAGGTCGGGCTGGTGCGCCGGTGA
- a CDS encoding glycosyltransferase family 4 protein: MRETVSFGLAFLVALAAVPLLVRYALGRNLLDVPNDRSSHEVPTPRLGGPAIIVATWVGFAAARPSDVWPLLVAATLIGVVGLADDLRGLHFGTKALAQLLAAAGLLLYDPPQLLARADGLLAAAVFVVGVLWVSALSNAFNFMDGIDGITGGVAISSAFFLHALSGGAGAFLPALAGAAAGFLVWNVSPASTFCGDAGSYFLGFALAAVTLYAPVPGDVWSPIGSVACALVFTPYLFDTAYTLLRRLLAGKNVFSAHREHVYQRITPSTALHRRTSNLYYGASVLSGFAALLFARGGGTAVAGIALAAAVCCALAALPSLKVFSS; encoded by the coding sequence GTGAGGGAGACGGTCTCCTTCGGGCTCGCCTTCCTCGTCGCGCTCGCGGCCGTGCCGCTCCTGGTGCGCTACGCGCTCGGGCGCAACCTGCTCGACGTACCCAACGACCGCAGCTCGCACGAGGTTCCGACCCCCCGGCTCGGCGGCCCCGCGATAATCGTCGCGACCTGGGTCGGGTTCGCCGCCGCGCGCCCCTCGGACGTCTGGCCGCTTTTGGTGGCGGCCACCCTGATCGGGGTGGTCGGGCTCGCCGACGACCTGCGGGGGCTGCACTTCGGGACGAAGGCGCTCGCCCAGCTCCTGGCCGCCGCCGGGCTCCTCCTCTACGACCCACCGCAGCTCTTGGCCCGCGCCGACGGGCTCCTGGCCGCCGCGGTCTTCGTCGTCGGGGTGCTCTGGGTCTCGGCCCTCTCCAACGCCTTCAACTTCATGGATGGTATAGACGGCATCACCGGCGGGGTGGCCATCTCGAGCGCCTTCTTCCTGCACGCCCTCTCCGGCGGCGCGGGAGCCTTCCTCCCCGCCCTCGCGGGGGCCGCCGCGGGCTTCCTCGTCTGGAACGTGAGCCCGGCCTCCACCTTCTGCGGCGACGCGGGCAGCTACTTCCTGGGGTTCGCGCTCGCCGCCGTCACCCTCTACGCCCCCGTGCCGGGTGACGTATGGTCCCCCATCGGGTCGGTGGCCTGCGCGCTCGTCTTCACCCCCTACCTCTTCGACACCGCCTACACGCTCCTCCGCAGGCTCCTGGCCGGGAAGAACGTCTTCTCCGCCCACCGGGAGCACGTCTACCAGCGCATAACCCCCTCGACCGCGCTGCACCGCCGCACGAGCAACCTCTACTACGGCGCGAGCGTGCTCTCCGGCTTCGCCGCCCTCCTGTTCGCCCGGGGTGGAGGGACCGCCGTCGCCGGGATCGCCCTCGCCGCCGCCGTCTGCTGCGCGCTCGCCGCGTTGCCCTCGCTGAAGGTTTTCTCCTCCTAG
- a CDS encoding molybdopterin-dependent oxidoreductase, whose protein sequence is MTRGILIGGLVERPGILGEREDVLSLAGPEIEGGYIRVSSGGFSAVVGREEAGERAMVATRHNAEEITPERGGPWRLVVLGGPCYRSVKNLERVELLAETPRETAKEIALGRISGGER, encoded by the coding sequence ATGACGCGGGGCATCTTGATCGGTGGTCTGGTCGAACGACCGGGGATACTGGGCGAGCGGGAGGACGTGCTCTCGCTCGCCGGTCCAGAGATAGAGGGCGGGTACATCCGGGTGAGCTCGGGCGGGTTCTCCGCCGTCGTCGGGCGCGAGGAGGCCGGCGAACGGGCGATGGTCGCGACCCGGCACAACGCAGAAGAGATCACGCCCGAGCGCGGCGGCCCGTGGCGGCTGGTCGTCCTCGGCGGCCCCTGCTACCGGAGCGTCAAGAACCTGGAGCGCGTCGAGCTGCTCGCGGAGACCCCGAGGGAGACGGCGAAGGAGATCGCGCTCGGGCGCATCTCCGGCGGGGAACGGTAG
- a CDS encoding NAD(P)/FAD-dependent oxidoreductase, whose protein sequence is MAHYDYLVIGGGMTADAAVRGIRQLDEGGTIGIFCGEDVPPYDRPPLSKGLWQGDPVDGIWRDTQDIGGVELHLGVRARALDLQGRRVTDERGQEHTFGKLLLATGGTPRRLPSGGDEGVIYFRTFADYERLRDLAERGERFVVIGGGFIGSEIAAALAMNDRRVTMVFPEDGIGARTFPSELSGFLNDYYREKGVEVLAGQTVEGIGDRGGRKVVRTSEGREIEADGVVAGLGIRPETSLAEAAGLEVDDGIIVDEHLLTGAPDVYAAGDVARFYNPALGSRLRVEHEDNANTMGQQAGRNMAGAGEPYHHLPFFYSDLFELGYEAVGELDSTLETVSDWKEPGREGVVYYLRDGRVRGVLLWNVWDQVENARALIAEKGPFSADDLRGRLPEG, encoded by the coding sequence GTGGCGCACTACGATTACCTGGTGATAGGGGGCGGGATGACCGCCGACGCGGCCGTACGCGGCATCCGGCAGCTGGACGAGGGTGGCACCATAGGGATATTCTGCGGGGAGGACGTACCCCCCTACGACAGGCCCCCGCTCTCGAAGGGGCTCTGGCAGGGTGACCCGGTCGATGGCATCTGGCGTGACACGCAGGATATCGGGGGGGTAGAGCTGCACCTCGGGGTGCGGGCGCGGGCGCTGGACCTGCAGGGCCGGCGCGTCACCGACGAGCGGGGTCAGGAGCACACCTTCGGGAAGCTGCTTCTGGCGACGGGGGGGACGCCGCGCCGGCTGCCCTCCGGCGGGGACGAGGGCGTGATCTACTTCCGCACCTTCGCGGACTACGAGAGGCTGCGCGACCTGGCGGAGCGGGGAGAGCGCTTCGTGGTCATAGGCGGGGGGTTCATCGGCTCGGAGATCGCGGCGGCGCTCGCGATGAACGACCGTCGGGTGACGATGGTCTTCCCGGAGGACGGGATCGGGGCACGCACCTTCCCGTCCGAGCTCTCCGGCTTCCTCAACGACTACTACCGGGAGAAGGGCGTCGAGGTGCTCGCCGGGCAGACGGTCGAGGGCATCGGAGATCGCGGCGGCAGGAAGGTGGTGCGTACCTCGGAGGGCAGGGAGATCGAGGCCGATGGCGTCGTCGCCGGGCTCGGGATACGCCCCGAGACCTCCCTGGCCGAGGCGGCCGGGCTCGAGGTGGACGACGGCATCATCGTCGACGAGCACCTGCTCACCGGCGCGCCCGACGTCTACGCGGCGGGTGACGTCGCCCGCTTCTACAACCCCGCGCTCGGGAGCCGGCTGCGGGTCGAGCACGAGGACAACGCCAACACGATGGGCCAGCAGGCCGGCCGGAACATGGCCGGGGCCGGAGAGCCCTACCACCACCTGCCCTTCTTCTACTCGGACCTCTTCGAGCTGGGCTACGAGGCCGTCGGCGAGCTCGACTCCACCCTCGAGACCGTCTCCGACTGGAAGGAACCCGGCCGCGAGGGGGTCGTCTACTACCTGCGTGACGGACGGGTGCGGGGGGTGCTGCTCTGGAACGTCTGGGATCAGGTCGAGAACGCCCGTGCCCTCATCGCCGAGAAGGGGCCCTTCTCCGCGGATGACCTCAGGGGGCGGCTGCCGGAGGGGTGA
- a CDS encoding sulfotransferase family protein: MRSIRRGKAAGLFPDFLCIGAQKAGTTWLDRNLRAHPQVWLPPIKELHYFDVRMGDPRHVVPFLMQKFFGDRPEDARWRRQVRARALRHRRKFRLQNVLWEVNYYFRPPGDGWYASLFEPGRTKITGDITPGYAILRPYMISRVHRLMPEAKIIYMMRNPIERAWSHAMMSFDKGERGRTDPGRDEDVLAEFRRRDSRLQTDYLGVLENWGEYYPPERIFVGFLEDVHFHPERLMREVYAFLGVDPDAGFRVRKEKIHTRSSEAMPTRMAVHLAKTYRGLIERLDERFGGYASFWRYCAERLIESPPEGETITYPLYESVLWEEWPGKNAFQSGTLSGVSRQRHG, from the coding sequence GTGAGATCTATACGAAGGGGGAAGGCGGCAGGGTTGTTTCCGGATTTTCTATGCATAGGGGCGCAGAAGGCGGGCACGACGTGGCTGGACCGCAACCTGCGGGCACACCCGCAGGTCTGGCTTCCCCCGATCAAAGAGCTCCACTACTTCGACGTAAGGATGGGTGATCCACGGCACGTGGTACCTTTCCTGATGCAGAAGTTTTTCGGGGATCGTCCGGAGGACGCCAGGTGGCGCAGGCAGGTGCGGGCGCGGGCCCTGCGGCACCGGAGAAAATTCAGGCTGCAAAACGTTCTCTGGGAGGTCAACTACTACTTCAGGCCCCCCGGCGACGGGTGGTACGCCTCGCTCTTCGAGCCGGGGCGGACGAAGATCACCGGGGATATCACGCCGGGGTACGCCATCCTCAGGCCGTACATGATCTCGCGCGTCCACCGGCTGATGCCGGAAGCGAAGATCATCTACATGATGCGCAACCCCATAGAGCGGGCCTGGTCGCACGCGATGATGAGCTTCGACAAGGGAGAGCGCGGCCGGACGGACCCGGGAAGAGACGAGGATGTGCTCGCCGAGTTCCGGCGCAGGGACTCCCGGCTGCAGACGGATTACCTGGGGGTGCTCGAGAACTGGGGGGAGTACTACCCGCCGGAGCGGATCTTCGTCGGCTTCCTCGAAGACGTCCACTTCCATCCCGAACGCCTGATGCGGGAGGTGTACGCCTTCCTGGGGGTGGACCCCGATGCAGGCTTCAGGGTCAGGAAGGAGAAGATCCACACCCGCTCCTCCGAAGCTATGCCCACCCGCATGGCGGTGCACCTGGCGAAGACCTACCGCGGCCTGATCGAACGTCTCGACGAACGCTTCGGCGGGTACGCCTCCTTCTGGCGCTACTGCGCCGAGAGGCTCATAGAGAGTCCCCCCGAGGGGGAGACGATCACCTACCCGCTGTACGAGTCCGTGTTGTGGGAGGAGTGGCCGGGGAAGAACGCCTTTCAGAGCGGGACCCTCTCCGGCGTCTCCCGCCAGAGGCACGGGTGA